One Candidatus Binatia bacterium genomic window, CGGTCTTCGGGCTGATGGACGGCGGCCCGATGATCACGGCTGCCGTGGTCATCGCGCAAGATCCTGAATATGGGATGAACGCGGGGATGTATCGCCTGATGCTCAAGGAGAGGAACATGACCGGCATCGACATCGTGACGCCTAATAATTTGAGGCGCTACGCCGAGCGCGCGCTGCAAAAAAAGAAAACACTGCCGATTTCGATGTCGATCGGCGTGCACCCCTATGAAATGATCGCCTCGACGTTCAAGGCTTCGCTCGGGACCAACGAGCTGGGGTACGCGGGAGGACTGCGCGGCGCGCCGTTGAAGCTGGCGCCCGGCGAAACCATTTCGACTCCCTGCATCGCCGACGCGGAAATAGTCCTGGAAGGGGAGATCCCACCCGAAGGCTGGATTCACCCGGAAGGGCCGTTCTCCGAGTTCAATCGCCTCATGGGCGGGCTTCATCTCAATCCCCGAGTCAAAATCAAGGCGATCATGCACCGCAAAGAGCCGATTTACTACGCGCTTCACATGCCCTGGGAAAATATCTGGATGAGCGCGCCGATCTACGAGGCGGCCGCGCTGCGCGTATTGCGCGAGGCGGGCGTGACGACGACCGCCGTCAACGTGACGCCGGGAGGCTGCTGCCACTGGCATATCGTCGCGGCGATCAAGAAGCAGCCCGGCGACGGCAAGAACGCGATCATGGCGCTGCTCTCGATCGCGGACATCAAGCACGCGATCGTGACCGACGACGACATCGATATCTTCGACCCGATCGATCTGGAGTGGGCGGTCGCCACGCGGGTCCAAGCGGACCGCGACGTGGTCATCGTCGCCAACGCGCGCTCCAAGCCTCTGGATCCCTCTCTGCCTCCGACTAACGGAATCCCGACGACGGCCAAGATGGGAATCGACGCGACGATTCCCGAGAACGTCCCGCGCGAGCGCTACAACCGGATCGTCTATATCAACGAAGGCAAAGCTCAACTAAAAGATTATCTTGGGCAGGAACCGTCCGTGCAGAAGGCGAGAACGCCAGTGAACAGACGGACGAAACCGTTGGTCGATAGAATCCTCAGGGCGCTTTCGAAATCGCACAAGTTCTACGCCGAGATTCTCGACCTATTCCACAACGAGGAGTTCGGCGAGATTGCGCGGACAATCGGCCGGCTCTCTCACGAGGGGAAGATCGCCCAAGACGGAGAAGGAAAATATCAATTGGTGGAGGACGGCTTGAGCCAGACGCGGTAGCCGTTGTTGGGATAGTTGAGCGCGTCGATCTCGAAGCTTTTGAGTTCCGGCAACACGCGCTCCGTGAACAGCTTGAGCGACTTCATCGCCTTGTCGTGTTCCAGCGCGCCGAAGGTGAACTCGCCGAGAAAGCAGTTGGCGCCCGCCCGGCGCGCGATCTCTTTGATCTGCCCCGCTACTTTTTCCGGCGCGCCGCAGATAAAGGAATTCTCACGGATGGCCGAATCGACGTCCAGAAGCTCTTTTTTTCGCTCCTCGCGGGTAATGTTGGCGAGATTTTCGTTGCCGTAGCCGCCGTAGGCCCGGCCGCCACCGACCCGATGCCAGAAGTAGATCCAATGTTCTTTGGCTTCTTCATACGCCCGCTTGTCGGTATCGGCCACGTAGATCTCGCGCATCAATGCGATCTGGGGCTCCGCGGCGATCTGGGGCTCCGCGGCGATTTGCGGCGGCGCGCCGGAGGGCTTGGCGCTTTTGTAAGTCTCTCGATAGTAATCGAAGATTTCCCGGACGACGTCCATCTTCGGCGGACACCATTGCACCGTGCTGATTCCTTCGACGGCCGCCGCGGCGACCGACTCGGGACTTCGCGTCGGCATCCACAGCGGCGGATGCGGCTTCTGGACCAGAGGAACGTTCAACTCCGCGTTTCGCACTTTGAAATATTTTCCCTCGTAGCTGAATTGAGGGTTGGCCCACATCCCCTTGATGATCTTGTACGCTTCCCACATGATGTCGTTCTTGTTGTCCCAGGAAGCATCGTAAGCCCCGAAGGCGTACTTGCCGATGCCGCTTCCGATGCCGCATTCGAATCGGCCGCGGGTGATGTTGTCGAGCATGGCGACTTCTTCCGCGACGCGAACCGGATGCCATAGAGGGAGAACATAGACGAGCGGACCGAGACGGATTCGTTTCGTCCGCTGCGAGGCGGCAGCCATCCACGCGCCGGGGCTGGAGCACTCGGCGAATCCCATGTCGAAGTGGTGCTCGGCGACGAAATAATAATCCATCCCCGCCTGGTCAATGAACTCCACCATGTCGAGATGCCGCGCGTAGAGGTCCTGATAGGAAAGTTCCGGCCGGTCGTTTTTCTGCAGGTGGTCGAAAACGCCGATCTTCATGGAATCGGTTTATGATAAGTACCTAGAGGTTGCAAGCTCGGTTCCGTCTTTACTATTCCTTGACAGCGCCGACCTGACCGTCTAAAAGTGGGAGCGCCATGGGAGTTCGACGCGCGACGTTGGGCCACGTCGTTTTGAACGTCAGGAATCTTAAGAAGTCCGAGCGCTTCTATCGTGACATATTGGGCATGACGGTCTCGGGAAGAAATCCGCGAACGAAGATGTCCTTCTTGAGCTTCGGCGCCGAGCACCACGACATCGCGTTGATGGAGTTGCCGGCGAAGGCGAAGCGAATAAACGGCGACGGCCTTCCGGGCCTGCATCATTTCTGCGTCTACGTCGGCAGCGACCAGGAAGTGGACGATCTCTATCCGGTCTTGAAGCGAAAGCGAGTTCCCGTCGTGAGCGGCCCGGAGATACTGGAGGTCGCGCACAACCTCTCGGTTAGTTTTTTGGATCCGGACGGCAACCGCGTCGAAGTCGCCTGCAACCGCAACAAGTTCGCCGAGGGTGTCCGATGAAGCGACCTATCGTTTTCCTATTTCTTCTTACCGCGTCGTTATTCTTCCGGGAAATCGCCTGGGCGCTCGACCGGTTCCACATCGCGCACAGCGCGCTGTCGGCTTCACAGGCCATCCTCTACGTCACGCGCGACGCGGGGATCTTCCGCAAGCACGACCTCGATCCGCAGATCGTCTACATCGTCGGCGGGCCGACCAACACCGCGGCGTTAATATCAGGCGGCGTGGATTACAACATCTTCGCCGGTCCCTCTTCGGTCGCCGCCAACCTGGCCGGCGCCGATACCGCGCTTTTGATGAGCTTCGTCAACACGCTGGAGCATTCCATCTACACCCATGCCGCGATCAAAAAGCCGGCCGACCTCAAAGGCAAGCGCATCGGCGTCGCGAGGAGCGGATCGTCGGATCATTACGGCGCGACGGTGGCTCTCAAAAAATGGGGACTGGAGCCTGATAAAGACGTCGCGCTTGTCGCCATCGGCGGTCCGCCTGACCGTTTTCTCGCCTTGCAGGCCGGCAGAGTGGACGCCACTCTGCTGCAGCCGCCGCTGACTTTGAGGGCGCAGAAGGCCGGCTTCAACCGGCTCGCCGCGCTCGTCGATCTCGGGCTCGATTACGTCGGCACCTCGTTCGGCACGACCCGCGCCGTCATCGAAAAAAAGGAAGACCTCACGCGGCGCGTGGTGAGGGCGTTCGTCGAAGGGATTCATTTTTACAAAACGAACAAGCCGACCAGCCTGAAAACAATTTCCAAGCTGATGAAGACCGACGACGCGGAGGCCCTGGAGGAAGCTTACGACGCCTATGCGGTCAAATTCATGGCGCGCGTGCCGTATCCGACGCTCAAAGGCATCGAAGTGATCCTGGACGATCTCGCGAAGACCAATCCCAAGGCGAAGGGCGCGGACCCGAAGCGCTTCGTCGAGCCGCGGTTTCTCAGAGAACTCGAGGAGAGCGGATTCGTCGCGAAGTTGTACGGAAAGTAACAAGACAGTATTGGAGTCGCTCCAAGTCGCTGGCTTATGGACTTTCTTTCCACATTTCACCTCAAGCGCTGGGTGGAAGAGAACCGAGATCTTTTCTCCCCGCCGTATAAGACCAACCGCCTGCTGATTCACCATCAGGATTTTCTGGTCATGATTCTCCGCGGCCCCAACGTCCGGCTCGATTTCCACGTCGAGCCGGGAGAGGAGTTCTTCTATCAGATCGAAGGCGGGATCGAGCTGCACTTGAAGCCTGAAGGGGAAAAGAGGGCGGTCGTAAAAATCGGCGAAGGCGAAATCTTTCTCTGTCCCGGCAACGTGGCGCACTCGCCGCGCCGGCCGGAGAACACCTGGGGCCTGGTGATCGAGCGGAAACGAAAGCCGGAAGAGAAGGAGGAGTTCGTCTGGTTTTGCGAGAAGTGCGATGAAAAGGTTTTGCACAGCACGGTCGCCCAAGGCGACGTCACCCAGCAGGTGACGAAAATCTACGAGGCGTTCAACGCCGATGATATAATCCGAACGTGCAAGGCCTGCGGCTACGTCTTCCCGACGGCGCCGATGGCCGAGCGCCTGGGTTTTCTGAAGTCGAAGTAGAGTAGGAGAACTATGGAGTGGAGTGGTGGAGTAATGGAGTGATGGAAAAAGCCCAAAACTCTTAACCCAGTACTCCAGCACTCCAATACTCCACGTTGCCCGCCATGGAATCTTCGCCCGGCAGGGAAAAGTCGTCTTCCGGTTCGCCGCCGGATCTCACGCGGCTCTTCAGGCGTGAATGCGTTGAGCGCCGCGCCTTCCATTTGTTCCAGGACGACGACGTCGTGCTTGTTGCCGAATCGAATTCCCAATCCCACAAAACAAAAAGGCCCGGCTTCCGCTGTTACGCGGAAGACCGGGCCTCTCTGGGCTCTTGTGAGTTACGCGGGGCTTTGGGCTCTCTGGCCTCAGGTCCTTCTTAAAATTCGGTTATTTCATCGTCTGTTTTTGGCTCGCAATCCGCTATGCGCCGATGTCAATCTGGCGCATTTTGCGTCTTCTCCTTTTCATTGTCAACTTTTTTTGGACCCCCCGGATTTCGCCGTCTCCCCCGTGGCGATTACCAACTGATCCGGGCGGCGCTCCAGGATTGAAATAACGATAGGTGGTACCCGGACTGTGCGTGTCTCCCCTGCCTCATTGTATAGCAGAGCTTGGTGCTCAAAATACGCGTCGCCCTGGCCGGTGATCTTCACAGTAGGGCCGGGGCCTTTAGCAAACAGTTTGCCGGCGTGATAAACCGCCAACTCCGAGGAGATCTGGACGGTCTCTGCCGTGATCTTCGAGATGCGGTAAGTTACCTCTAACCGCTGGTGAAGAACTTCGCTCCCATAAGCAGCGGAGAAGGTTTCCTTTGGTTGAGCCTTTGTGACAATGATCCGAGGGTCCTTTATGCCCTTCGCTTTTGCTATCGGCAGATACAGTCTCTGCTGTATCGCAGAGATGCTGGATTCCATGGACTTGAGCCGGCCGTCGATGTTTTTATCCATCGACCCGATATTTTTCTCGAGCGAACCTATGCTCTTCTCGACGGAGGCAATATCTTTTTGGAAGCTTGAGTGAAAAAACAAACCGGCAAGACCGATGGCGGGAAGAATTATGGCGATGACGACTCCGAGGGCCGGCCAAGTCACGGCATCTTTCTTAAATTTAGCAGTCATAGGAAACGGCGCCACGTCTATCATAAGCCGAGCCGTATTCAAAGCCGCTCCTTGGCCGCGTTTTCGCTCGCGGCGGCGCGGAGCAGCCAGCCGCAGCGCGGGTACTTGAGCTCGCCCTCGAAGCCGCCGCGGAGCAAAAGCCGCCGGCACTTCGGGCAGCGGACCTCTTTCCGAATCAACGCGAGAAATCTTTCCGTTAGACCGCTCACGCTTCCTCCTTGGCCTTGGTCCCGACGTGCTTCCGCATCTCGCTGTAGACACGCTTCTTTAGCGCCTTAGACTAAACCGCTTGACCGAGCCGGCGCCAGGAGTAGAATCGACCTATGAAGATCTTGTTGACAAGTGAGTGTTGCGACGCATTGGAAAAACAATTCGCGGACTTGGAGGTCGTGGACTTCCTCACGGACGAACCCGTAGGGATGCCCATGCCCTTCAGCCGAATCGTTGAATGCTCGGAGGAGGAGGCTGCCGCTTTTGTCGAAACGGCAAAGATCCACTTTCCCCGGTTTGCGCAGGAACTCCGAATCGCGATCGGTTCTCCCGTTGACCGTGCTAGGTGATTCGGTCATAGTGGCAACACCTCATTCGTCGATCCCTTCCAGGCAGTGACGGCAGATCAGCGGTTTGCGAAGGTTCTCTGAGGTGAGAAACTCCGAGAACAGCTCGCTCGGAGCAACTCGCGCTCGGGGGCTGCTAGTGCGCTGCACCAAGAAGCTTCGCCCTCGCCGTTGGCCCGTTTCTCCAAGCTCTGCTAAACTACGCTGCTATGGAATCTTCGCCCGGCAGGGAAAAGTCGTCTCCCGCCCCGCCGCCGGATCTCGCCGGCCTCAGTGACGAAGAGCTGCTTCGCATGCGCATCTGCGATCTCAAAGCGCAGATCGCCGGAAGCGAGCTCGAGTCGCGCATCGCTAACTTTCATCGCGAGCTGGGCGAGCGGGGAATTCCCGTCAAGCCGATCTGCTATCTCGGCGACGAGTGGTTCTGCCCCGACGGCGCGGCCACGATCGCGATTCCCTTTTATCTCGCCCACCCGCGGCTTAAAAAACTGGAAGAGAAAATGATGATGGAAGTGGAGGGTGGCACCGAGGACTGGTGCATGCGTCTCCTGCGCCACGAGATGGGCCACGTGTTGAACCACGCTTACCTGCTGACGAAAGACAAGCAGTGGCAGAAAATCTTCGGCTCGCCGTCGCAGGAATATTCCGAGAGCTTCCGCTCCCGTCCCTACAGCAAGCGGTTCGTCCGCCACCTCGACGGCTGGTACGCGCAGAGCCATCCCGAAGAGGACTTCGCCGAGACGCTGGCGATCTGGCTCACGCCCGGGTTGGATTGGAAGAGCCAATATCGTGGATGGAAGGCGCTGGAAAAGCTCGAGTACGTCGATCAGCTCATGGTCAAGCTCGCCGGCCAAAAAGCGCTGGTGCTTTCACGCAGCCGGATGAGCGATGCCTCACGCCTCAAGTCGCGTCTGGAGGCCCACTACAAAAAACGCCGGCTGCTCTACGCGCAGGATTTTCCGGATTTCTTCGACGCCGATTTGAGAAGGCTCTTCGCCGACGCCGCCGCGGCGCCCAACGCCGAGCGTGCGGCGGCTTTTTTGCGACGGAACAGGAAACCGATGCTGGGCGCCGTCTCGGCTTGGAGCGGCGAGCCGAAGTTTACTCTGGATCGCCTCCTCCGCGCGCTTACCGAGCGCTGTGCGGCGCTGGATTTGCGGCTGCGATCGGACGCCGCCGGTCTGGAGATCGCCGCGTATCTGGCGACGCTCGCTTCGCATTATCGATTGACGGGAAAGTTCAAGGACGTTTAGCGCCTTCGCCATGGCCGGCACGAAACGGAAATATAAAGTCCTGGTGCTTTTCGATTCGGCGGGGACGCCGCCCGCGGATCAGGACTTCAGCCTCGAGCTCAAGACCGACGATTGGGCGGCGGAGGCGCACGTGATCGACGCGCTCACGAAGCTCGGCCACGAGGTGCGAACGATCGGCGTCTACGAAGACCCCGGCCTCATCATCGACGAGGTCAAAGCCCACCCGCCCGAGGTGGTGTTCAATCTCACCGAGCATTTCAACGCCCGCTCGGCCTACGACCGCAACGTGGCCGGGCTTTTAGAAATGCTCGACGTGCCGTATACCGGCTCCGGCCCCACCGGACTCACGCTTTGCAAAAACAAGGGTATGGCGAAGGAGATTCTCGCTTATCATCACATTCGCGTGCCGGACTCGGTGGTTTTCCCGCCCGGGTCGACGATTCGCAGGCCGAAGCGGCTCTCCTTTCCGCTCTTCATTAAACCGCTCCAGGAGGAGGCGTCGTACGGGATTTCTCAGGATTCGTTCGTCGAGAACGATCAGGCCTTTGAAGAGCGCGTCCGCTTCATCCACGAGCGCATGAATCAGGAGGCTTTGGCCGAGGAGTATATCGACGGGCGCGAGCTTTACGTGAGCATCCTGGGGAACGGCCGCTTGCGGGTCTTTCCGGTTCGCGAGGTTATCTTCGCCGAGGTTCCCGAAGGACGGCCGCGCTTTTCCACGTTCAAGGCCAAATGGGACGACGCTTACCGGAAGAAATGGGGCATCCAGAATATTTTCGCCGAGGGAATCGACGACGGGGCGGCGGGACGCATCACGGAGATTTGCAAAAAAGTTTACCGCGCGCTGCGCATCCGCGGCTACGGCCGGATAGACCTGCGCGTGACTCCGGCCGGCGAGATCGTTATTCTCGAGGCCAACCCCAATCCCAATCTCGATCGCAGCGACGAGTTTGCCCAGTCGGCGATCAAGGCGGGGCTTGTCTATGAAGCGCTGATTCAGCGCATTTTACGCCTCGCGTTCGCCAAGCCGTTTTGACCCGCGTAAATATTCCCCGGTCCGCGAAAAAATTTCCGCGTAGGTGCTTCCCTACATCCAAGAAATCCGCACTGACTCTAAGGCTTTATCATCCGCCTGGCTGGTCTGGTTTTTGCACAACTTTAATAGTGAATGCGCCATTATTTTAGACGAGTGATTCCAGGTCGAAGGGCCTTTAAATGGACTGCCGCGCTCTTAGGCATCCTGATCCTTGCGGTCGTCGTTTTCGTGCGCTTTTTTCTCGATGAGCACTTGAGGCAGACTATCGAGCAAAACGTCAATAGCAGCCTCACGGGTTACACGGTCCGCATCGACAAGCTTCGGTTTCATCCTATTGGCTTCTCCCTTGAATTGATCGACACTACCATCCTGCAAGACGCCCATCCCGAACCGCCCGTGGCGCACGTCCCCGTGCTCAGCGCCAGCGTCCATTGGCGCGCGCTGCTGCACGGCCGTCTGGTCAGCGACTTTGTAATCGATCGGCCGAAGCTCTACATCGATTTGAAACAAGCAAGACAGGAAGTTCGAGAGAAAATGTCTCCCGCCGAGCGCGGCTGGCAGGACGCGCTGGAGGAGATCTATCCGTTGAAAGTGAACTTGTTCAACGTGCGCGACGCCGACGTCACCTATACGGACCAGGGGCCGTTCAAACCGCTGCATTTGAGCAAGCTCAACTTCGAGGCGGAGAACATCCGCAACGTGCATTCCAAAGAGAACGCGTATCCTTCGGAAGTCCACCTGAGAACCGTGGCTTTCGATACCGGCACCATCGCCTTCGACGGCAACGCAGATTTTTTGGCCAAGCCGCATCCGGGAATTAAAGGCGGCGTTTCTCTAAGCCACATCGAGCTGGACTATTTCAGGCCGATCACCAACCGCTACAACGTTTCCGTGCGCAACGGAGTGTTTTCGAGCGACGGCCTGGTGGAATACGCGCCGAGCAAGAAAACCGTTGACGTGAAGCACGTCACGATACAGGGGGTCGCGGTCGATTATGTTCATATGGCCAAGACCGCCGCTCAGGAGCAGCAGGTCGCCGAGCAGGTAGCCACGACGGCAAAGGACTTGAACAACAAGCCCGAGGTTCTGGTCAAATTGAACCAAATCGATATTCGAAGAAGCCGCCTCGGGTTTGTCAACAAGGCGGTCACGCCGGAATATCAGTTGTTCTTTACGGACGCGAATATCAGGGTGGAAAATCTGACCAACCAGAGCGCGGAAGGGCGGGCCGTGGGGACATTCGCGGGAAATTTTATGGACAGCGGCAAGACCGTCGTCAATGTTGCCTTCCAACCCAAGGCCAAGCAGGGCGGCGATTTGGATCTCAAGCTCAGCATGGACGGAACCGATATGACCTCGTTGAATCCGCTCCTGCTCAACGCGGCGAATTTTGACGTGAACGAAGGCAGCTTCTCGCTTTACTCGGAAGCCAGAGTGAGAGACGGCCAGGTGAACGGATACATCAAGCCGCTGTTCAAGAACTTGGATGTTTACGACGCGGAGAAAGACGCGGATAAGTCATTCGGACAAAAACTTAAGCAGGGACTCATCGGCGCCGTGGCTTGGATCCTTTCAAACAGACCCCGCAACGAAGTCGCCACGACCATAACTCTCACCGGCAGAATCGATAGCCCGCAGTACAGCAATTGGGAAGCTTTCGTCGGTATGCTGAAAAACGCCTTTATCACGGCGATCCGGCCGGGGTTCAAGGACAGGGAGCAGGCAGAGCCGGCTCCGGCCAAAGAAGGATCGGCCCCCCAGCCGTCTTAAAGCTGAGAGGCCGCGCCGCGCCGCACGCGTCGATACTGGCGCCGCTTATAGAAAAACGATGCGTCCTCGCCGCTAGGGGTTTCGTTTGATGGGACGGTCGCCGCGCTCTTTCATAGTCCAGCGGCCGTTTTCTTTCTCACGGGCGCAGAAGGTGTCGCGCGAGTCCACCGGCTTTCGCGTGCGCTCGATATCCGCCAGTACTTCGAAACAGTGCTCTCGGGCGCGGAATCTATATTTTCCCTCCGGTTCGAGCTGGATTCGATTGATACCGGGTTTTAGAATACGCCCGGATTTCTGAGCGACCAGCTCCCGGCTCGGCTTCTCTCGAAGCTCGAACGTGGTTTCACACTCGCCCGTGCCGTCCACCTGGACAGTTACGCGCCACACCTTGATCCGCTGGCCTCGGTCGAGAGGATCCGGCGCCATGTCCAGATCCGTAATAACAATATTGTGGTTTTTGCCGCAGAAAATCCTCTGCCCGGCTTCCGCATCCACAGAGAGCCAAAGCACGGCCAGGGTTCCCAACGTTCCAACCAACAACCGTTGCATCCCGTCTCTCATATCACACCTCCATCCCGCTCTTATAAGACAACCATCCAAGGCTACTCAACTATTGCCCGACGAATGCTAGCCGTCCGAGTCATAACTCACAATCGGGTAAACACCGGAACGGTTCGGGCGTAAATACCGGACGCGCCTCGACCCCTGATGGAAAAATGATTTTTCATGAGATAATGCTTGCCTGATGTTCCTGGTCAAACAAATCCTCAAGCAGCTTTTCCTGCCGCCGACCTTCTGGATCGTTCTTCTCGTTCTCGTCGTGATCTTCTGGCGGTGGCGCTGGGCGAGAAGGGCGCTTCTCGCGTTGACGTTATTGATCATCGTGCTGCACAACGGCATGGTGAACAATTGGTTGCGCTACCCGCTCGAATCGCGCCATCCAATCCTTCTAGAGCCTCGTGGAGCGGAGCCGTATGACGCGATCGTGGTCCTTTTGGGGCATGTCAGTTCTCCCACCGCGCTGACTCCTTTCCCGTCCCTGGGCGAAAGTATGTTCCGCCGCTTGGACGAGGCGTGGCGGCTATACCGGATTCATCCCAGGCCGATCATCGTCTCGGGCAGTCAAGTTCCACCGTTAAACGAGAACCGGGTGGCCTGCGACTATCTGGTGCTTTGGGGCGTCCCGAGCGATCACGTTATTTCGGAAGCGAACTCGCGCGACACCTTCGAAGGCGCGCTTGAGGTGAGAAAGATTCTTCAAGCGAAAGGCTGGCGCCGCTATCTTCTGGTCACTTCAGCCGTCCACATGCCGCGGAGTATGCTCGCGTTTGCGGCCGTCGCGCCCGAGCCGGTCGCCGCCCCGGGCGACTTTACGGTCAGATTAATAGGCGGGGGGCTTTTCCCCAGCGAGGACGCCGCGGAGAAAATAACTACCGCCGTGTATGAATATGCCGGCCTGGTCTACTATTATTGGCGCGTCCGCGAATGGAAAAAGGATAAAGGATGAAGGCGAAAGGCGCGCGGGGACGGCCCTGATAGCCGCCGACGTGAATCGTGCAGGTCGCTTAACTCAGCTTGATCCTCCGGTGATGTAACTCTCAAGCTGCTTGATGATGAATTCTCTGTCGGATATGATCGCCTTCACCACATCCCCGATGGAAATGAGGCCGGCCAATTTTTCTCCTTCGAGCACGGGAAGATGGCGGATGCGCTTATCTGTCATGAGCCCCATGCATTCTTCCACGGACTGCCCGGGATGAACGGTGGTCACCTCGGACGTCATGATTTCGTCAACGGATGTTTCCTTGGAGGCTTTTCCTTTCAGGATAACCTTCCTGGCGTAATCCCGCTCTGAGAAGACCCCGACAATCTTCTCTCCGTCGAGGACAAGCAATGCGCCGACATTTTGTTCGGCCATCAACATAAGGGCGTCGTACACGGTGCTGTCCGGAGCGACGGACCAAATTTGATTTCCTTTTCGCTGTAAAATGTCGCGCACGGTAATCATGGCATCACCCTCCCATGAGTTCTTTTAAGACTTGAGAGCCGCAAAGAGTTTGTTCAGGCTGTCCTTGGCGTCGCCAAAAAGCAGCATGCACTTCGGGTCGTAGTAAAGTTCATTGTCTACGCCGGAAAAACCCGGGCGCAGACTACGCTTGAGAACGATGATCGACCTGGCGCGGTCGACCTCAAGGATCGGCATTCCATAGAGCGGGCTGTTCTTGTTGTTCTTTGCGGCCGGATTGGTCACGTCATTCGCTCCGACGACCAGCGCGATGTCCGCTTCGGGGAAGTAGGGATTGATCTGCTCCATCGTGTACAAGTGGTCATAAGGGACATTGGCCTCGGCGAGCAGGACGTTCATGTGCCCGGGCATGCGGCCGGCCACCGGGTGAATGGCGTACTTGACGTTGATGCCCTGCTTCATCAGCAGCCGCGCCAGCTCCGCAACGCCGTGCTGAGCTTGTGCGACCGCCATCCCATAGCCCGGAACGATGATGACCGAGCGCACGCTGTCCAACAGAACCGACGCCTCCTCGGGAGAGATGCTGCGCACGCTCCCCTTCGCCTCCCTTGCCTGCGCGCTTTCCGCGGCTTCAACCTTGCCGAAGGCG contains:
- a CDS encoding CBS domain-containing protein, coding for MITVRDILQRKGNQIWSVAPDSTVYDALMLMAEQNVGALLVLDGEKIVGVFSERDYARKVILKGKASKETSVDEIMTSEVTTVHPGQSVEECMGLMTDKRIRHLPVLEGEKLAGLISIGDVVKAIISDREFIIKQLESYITGGSS